In Micromonospora inyonensis, the genomic window CCTCGTCGTCGGTCAGCGGTATGTCGTGCTGGCAGGAATCGGGATCGTCCGGGTCGTAGAGGACGAGGTCACGCCGGCCGTTGCGGTGGGAGACCACGCCGAGCCGGCGTCCGGACTCCGTCAACAGGTCGTGACGTACACCGATCCCCGGTAGGGCAGTCTGTTCGACACGTACTCGCACGCGCGCCACGCTACGGCACCGGCGCCAAGGAGGGCCATGCTCGGAAGATCTTCTCGGTCGCTGGTCACGCTGCTGGTCGTGCCTGTTCTGACGGCGTGTTCGATCGGCGACGTCCGAAGGCGTCCACCGGTCGCGCCGACCCCGTCGGCCCCGGCGACGACCGCACCGGGGCCGCTGCCGGCCTCCTTCGACGAGGTCCGCCGGGTGCGGGTGGCGGTGTCCGAACGGTACGACCGGCCGTACGTCGAGTTCGCCGACGCGCGGGACGGTTACGCCCTCTTCGCCGTGTGCGACGGGAAGCCGGCTGCTCCCGCCTGCCCGGCCCTGCTCTACGGCACCGCCGACGGCGGCCGGTCCTGGCGCAAGCTGCGGCATCCCCGCCCGAGCGCCGCCAACCAGCAGCTCTACACCGCCCCCGGCCTGCTCGTGCTGCTCAGCGAACCGCACGGCTGGTACACCTCCACCGACGGCGGCGCCACCTTCACCCACTCCCGCTCCACGCCCCCGCTCTGGGTCGGGGCACAGGGGCGGTTCCAGATCGTGGAGTCCACCGGGAAGGTCGCCGAGTGGGACGGCCGCCGGTTGCGTCCCCTGGCCAAGCAGCCGGACGTACCCGGCATCAACACCGTCGCCTCGCGGGACGACCGGATCGTCGTGGCCGGGGTGCACGACGGCCGGCCGGTCGCCGCAGTCTCGCCCGACGGCGGTCGGCGCTGGTGGCGGCTGGCGGTGTCCCCGCCCGACGGCGAGGTGGGCGTGCTCCGGGCCGTGATCGACGCGACGGGCACGGCCTGGCTGGTCGGGGAGCGCCCGGACCGGACGTCCTTCCCGGCGTTGTGGCGGGAGGGCGGCCCGGGCTGGGAGCTGGTGCAACCCGAGGACCGGCCGGAGCGGATCCGGTCGGTGGTTCCGGTCGGCGGCGGCATGGTCGTGGTGACCGGGCCGGACGGGGCCGGGATGGTGGCAGGCGGCCGGTACCACCGGATGAACTGGCCGCTCACCGCGGAGCACCACCTCATGGTGCTCGCCGACGGGACGCTCTGCGCCGTGGGCCGGACGACGTCGTCCTGGCCAGCTTCTCCTTCGGCGCGCCGCGTTGGACCAGGGTCGCTCTCGTCCACGGCTGACCGTTACGTGTGACTCGGCTCACACCTTAGAAGTTGAGTGGAATAGGCTCAACTCTGGTTGTGTCTCTCTCAGTGGACACGCCGATTCCGGGGGAGCCCATGAACACGGAACGCCTCACCACCAAGAGCCGCGAGGTCATCACCGGTGCCGTCGCCGTCGCCAACCAGCGCGGGCACGCCACCGTCGAACCCTGGCACCTGCTGCTGGCACTGCTGGACACCGCCGGCTCCACCGCCGCCGGCCTGCTGCGCGCCGCCGGGTCCGACCCGGTCGAGCTGCGCCGGGCCACCGTACGGGCGATCGACGGCCTGCCCGCCGCGCGCGGCTCCAGCATCGCCGAGCCGAGCCTGTCCCGGGAGTTCGTCAACGCCATCGGGGCCGCCGAGCAGATCGCCCGGCCGCTCGGCGACGAGTACACCTCCACCGAACACCTCCTCGCCGGGCTGGCCCGGGTCGGCGGCGCGGTGGCGAACGCGCTGAAGGCCGCCGGGGCCACCGAGGAGAACCTGGTCGCCGCCTTCCCGACGATCCGGGGCGGGGACCGGCGGGTCACCACCGCCGACCCCGAGCAGACCTACCAGGCCCTGGGGAAGTACGGCGTCGACCTGACCGCCAGCGCCCGCGACGGCAAGATCGACCCGGTCATCGGCCGGGACTCGGAGATCCGTCGCGTCATCCAGGTGCTCTCCCGGCGTACCAAGAACAACCCGGTGCTGATCGGCGAGCCCGGCGTCGGCAAGACCGCGATCGTCGAAGGCCTGGCCCAGCGGATCGTCGCCGGTGACGTGCCCGAGTCGCTGCGGGACAAGAAGCTCGTCTCGCTCGACCTCGGCGCGATGGTCGCCGGCGCGCAGTACCGGGGCCAGTTCGAGGAGCGGCTGAAGTCCGTCCTGGAGGAGATCAAGAACTCCAACGGGCAGGTCATCACCTTCCTCGACGAGCTGCACACCGTGGTCGGCGCGGGCAAGGGCGAGGGCTCGATGGACGCCGGCAACATGCTCAAGCCGATGCTGGCCCGGGGTGAGCTGCGGATGGTCGGCGCGACCACCCTCGACGAGTACCGCGAGCACATCGAGAAGGACCCGGCCCTGGAGCGGCGCTTTCAGCCGGTGCTGGTCGGCGAACCGACCATCGAGGACACCATCGGCATCCTGCGCGGCCTCAAGGAGCGCTACGAGGTGCACCACGGGGTACGGATCACCGACGCCGCCCTCGTCGCCGCCGCCTCCCTGTCGGACCGCTACATCACCGACCGGTTCCTGCCGGACAAGGCGATCGACCTGGTCGACGAGTCCGCCTCCCGGCTGCGGATGGAGATCGACTCCCGGCCGGTCGAGGTGGACGAGATCGAGCGGGCGGTACGCCGGCTGGAGATCGAGGAGATGGCGCTGGCCAAGGAGCCGGACGCGGCCTCCGCCGAACGCCTCGAACGGCTGCGCAAGGAGTTGGCCGACAAGCGGGAACAGCTCACCGCGCTCTCCGACCGCTGGAAGCTGGAGAAGGACCACATCACCAAGCTCTCCACCGCCAAGGAGGAGCTGGAACGGCTCGGCGGCGAGGCCGAGCGGGCCGAGCGGGACGGTGAGCTGGAACGCGCCGCCGAGCTGCGGTACGGCCGGATTCCCGCGCTCAAGGCCGACCTGGCGAAGGCGGAGGAGGAACTGGCCCGGCTCCAGGCCGACGGCGCGATGCTCAAGGAGGAGGTCGGCGCGGACGACATCGCCGCCGTGGTCGCCTCCTGGACCGGCATCCCCGCCGGCCGGCTGCTGGAGGGCGAGACGGCGAAACTGCTCCGGATGGAGGAGTCGCTGCGGGCCCGGGTGGTCGGCCAGTCCGAGGCGGTCGGCGCGGTCTCCGACGCGGTCCGTCGCGCCCGCGCCGGGGTCGCCGACCCGGACCGCCCCACTGGCAGCTTCCTCTTCCTCGGCCCGACCGGTGTCGGCAAGACCGAGCTGGCCAAGGCGCTCGCCGAGTTCCTCTTCGACGACGAGCGGGCCATGGTCCGCATCGACATGAGCGAGTACGGCGAGAAGCACTCGGTGGCCCGGCTCGTCGGTGCCCCGCCCGGCTACGTCGGCTACGAGGAGGGCGGCCAGCTCACCGAGGCGGTGCGTCGCCGGCCGTACTCGGTGATCCTGCTGGACGAGGTGGAGAAGGCCCACCCGGACGTCTTCGACATCCTGCTCCAGGTGCTCGACGACGGTCGGCTCACCGACGGTCAGGGCCGCACCGTCGACTTCCGCAACGCCATCCTGATCCTCACCTCGAACCTCGGCTCGTCGGTGATCAGCGACCTGACGCTCGCCGAGGAGCAGCGCCGGGAGGGCGTGCTCGCGGTGGTCCGGTCGCACTTCAAGCCGGAGTTCCTCAACCGGCTGGACGACATCGTGGTCTTCGCCGCCCTGCACGGTGACGACCTCCGGTCCATCGTGGACATCCAGCTGGGGCGGATGCGCAAGCGGCTCGCCGACCGCCGCCTCGGCCTGGAGATCACCGAGCCGGCCCGTGCCTGGCTCGCCGAGCACGGCTACGACCCGATCTACGGCGCCCGCCCGCTGCGCCGCCTGGTCCAGTCCGCCATCGGCGACCAACTCGCCAGGGCCCTGCTCGCCGGCCAGATCCGCGACGGGGACACGGTCCGGGTCGACCTGGCCGACACCAAGGAAGCCCTCACCGTCACCTCCGCCTGATCCACCCGCGTCGAACCGGAGGTTCGCGTCCCGGCCCGACCGGGCCGGGACGCGAAACTCTCGACCGTCCGGTCGGGGTGGCCCGACCGGGAAAGGAACCGGTATGTGGAGACGGAAGCGGTCGCAGATCGAGCGGGACGCCGAGCAGCTGGCCGGCACGGACACGGTGGCCTTCGCCGGGGTCGGGTTCGCGGCCCGGATCCTGCCCGAGACCGAGGCGTACCGCCGGCTGGAGGCGGCCCTGCCGGAGCACCCGGACGAGGTCCGCGTCCGGGTCGACTGGCTGCTGGAGCACGGCTCGCCGGCCGGTCGGGCGTACGCGGCGACGCTGCTGGAGGAGATCGACCCGGCGGCGGCCCGCAGCGCCTGGCGGCGGCTCGCCGGCTCCGACGGGGAGTTCGTCACCTTCGCCGGCTGCATCATGGGCCACCGGACACTGCGCGAGTACGCCACCGAGCAGCTCGCCGCGGAATGATCATCAGTACGGCCGGCACCGGCTGAACGGGCCTGCCCCGGGTGGCCGCGTCCCCGTACCGTCGGTGACCGCCACCGTCGACGGGCCGGTATGTCCGGCCGGGCCCACCACCGTGACCGTCGCCTTCTGGTGGCAGCTCGCCGCCGTCGGTGTGCTGCTCGTGGTGGTCGGCCTGACCGTCGCCGCCGCGGTGTACCTGCCCCCGCCCCCGGAGCCCGAGGAGCCGTCGGACACCGCCCCGGCAACTCCCGGTAGCTGACCGGTCGCTCAACGGCACTGGTGTTTGCGCAGGTGCGCGCGGTTGTTACCGTCAGGCGCCGGCGCGACGAGAGGCAGGCGAGGGTGAGCGGGACACTGGCGTACCTGGTGACGGCGGTTGGCTGCCTGGTCGGCGTGGCCGGGGCGGTCGTCATCGTCGTCGCCCTCTCCAGGTCCCGTCGACGCCCGCCCGTCCCGACCTCGCCGACCGCCGCCGACCCGTTCCGCGACCACGACGCCGACGCCCTGCGGGGCGACCCGCGTCGGCTGCGTCCCGGCGACCTCGTCGAGATCCGGCAGGTGACCTACGCGGTGCGTGGCTCGCTGCACCTCACCGAGGGTGGCTGGAGCTGGGACGAGCACCTGCTGGACACCGCCGACGGCACGAAGCGCTGGCTGTCCGTGGAGGAGGACCCGGACCTGGAGCTGGTGCTCTGGACCGCCGAGCCGGATGCCACGGTCACCCCCGGCCCGCAGACCGTCGACTTCGACGGCCGGCGGTACCGCAGCGACGAGTCGGGCCAGGCCCGGTGGACCGCCACCGGCACCACCGGGCTCGCCCCCACCGGCAGCGTCCGGTACCACGACTACACGGCCTCCGGCGATGCCCGGCTCTCCTTCGAGAAGTACGGCGACGCCGGCTGGGAGGTGGCCCGGGGCGAGCTGCTGCGCCGCCCCGAGGTGATGGTCTACCCGCAGGCCGGCCCGGAGAAGGTGGGCTGACGTGCTGGTCAGTCTGGACGCGCCGTACGTCGACACCAGCGCCGCCGACCTCAGCCTGGCGCTCGGCGACCCGGAGCTACCCGCCCTGTACGTGCTCGACCTGGACCTGCCCGGCGGACGGCCGATCCGGCTGCGCCTGCTCGGCGCGTCCCACCAGGTGCTCCTGGGTGGGACCGCGACGGCCGGCACGCCCGATCCGGTGGTGCTGGCCGAGACGGTCGCCTGCCTGCCGGGGCGGCGACCGGACCTGCCGAGCACGGTGCACGAGCCGGCGGACGGCTACTCCTTCTCCGCGACCGTGCTCCGGCCGGAGCCGGGTGGCCTGAGCAGCCGGGTCGCCGCCCTCCGCAGCGAGCTGGCCGACGACCCGTACGCCCTGGTCGGCGTCTTTCCCGGTGACCCGGACGCGGTGACCGCCCTGGCGGTCGTCCCGGGCCCCGGATCGGACTCGGTGCGCTGGCGCACCTGGCACGCGTACCCGCAGACCAATGAGCTGGTCCTGACCGAGACGGTGGTGACACTGTGACGTACCGACGGTGGTTCGTGGTGGGCGCGGTCTTCGCCGTGGTCGGCGTACTGGTCGCCGCTTTCGCGATCTTCTACGGCAACTTCTCGCCCCGCGGCTACGTCGAGGACCGGTACAGCCGGGCCGCCAGCCAGGACATCGGCAGGGACGCGCTCGCGTACAGCTCCACCAAGCGGCCGAGCGAGGTGGCGGACGAGGTGACCGACGCCTGGAAGCCGGCCGACCAGTACGTCGACAGCAGCGGCGTCTACCTCCGCTACGACGACGACTCGGTGGTGATCCTGCCGGTGGCGGCCGGGTCGCTGATCCTGCTCGAACGCGTCTCCACCGCCTACCCGCGCTACCACTCGACGGTGGGTAACAGCTGGGGCTGGGGGCGCGGCAGCACCGTCCGTGGCGGCGGCCCGGGCAGCGGCAAGTGATCTGACCGTCGGTATCCCCGACCCAAACCCCTCATTCTCGGAGTCCCACCGTGCAGACCCTTGTCAACGATCTGCTGGTCACCCTCGCCTACGGGGCGGTCGGCGTCGTCCTCATGGCCGTCGGCTACGTCCTCGTCGACGTGGCCACCCCCGGCCGGCTCAACGAACTGATCTGGACGCAGCGCAACCGGAACGCGGCGCTGCTGCTCGCCTCCAACCTGGCCAGCGTCGGCATCACCGTGGTGGCCGCCATCGTGGCCAGCGAGGACGACTTCGTCCTCGGCATCGTCGGTGCCGCCTCGTACGGGATTCTCGGACTGGTCATCATGGCCGCCGCGTTCGTGGTGCTGGACGTGGCGACGCCCGGGAAGCTCGGTCAACTCCTGGTCGACCCGGAGCCGCATCCGGCGGTCTGGGTCAGCGCCGTCGTC contains:
- the clpB gene encoding ATP-dependent chaperone ClpB yields the protein MNTERLTTKSREVITGAVAVANQRGHATVEPWHLLLALLDTAGSTAAGLLRAAGSDPVELRRATVRAIDGLPAARGSSIAEPSLSREFVNAIGAAEQIARPLGDEYTSTEHLLAGLARVGGAVANALKAAGATEENLVAAFPTIRGGDRRVTTADPEQTYQALGKYGVDLTASARDGKIDPVIGRDSEIRRVIQVLSRRTKNNPVLIGEPGVGKTAIVEGLAQRIVAGDVPESLRDKKLVSLDLGAMVAGAQYRGQFEERLKSVLEEIKNSNGQVITFLDELHTVVGAGKGEGSMDAGNMLKPMLARGELRMVGATTLDEYREHIEKDPALERRFQPVLVGEPTIEDTIGILRGLKERYEVHHGVRITDAALVAAASLSDRYITDRFLPDKAIDLVDESASRLRMEIDSRPVEVDEIERAVRRLEIEEMALAKEPDAASAERLERLRKELADKREQLTALSDRWKLEKDHITKLSTAKEELERLGGEAERAERDGELERAAELRYGRIPALKADLAKAEEELARLQADGAMLKEEVGADDIAAVVASWTGIPAGRLLEGETAKLLRMEESLRARVVGQSEAVGAVSDAVRRARAGVADPDRPTGSFLFLGPTGVGKTELAKALAEFLFDDERAMVRIDMSEYGEKHSVARLVGAPPGYVGYEEGGQLTEAVRRRPYSVILLDEVEKAHPDVFDILLQVLDDGRLTDGQGRTVDFRNAILILTSNLGSSVISDLTLAEEQRREGVLAVVRSHFKPEFLNRLDDIVVFAALHGDDLRSIVDIQLGRMRKRLADRRLGLEITEPARAWLAEHGYDPIYGARPLRRLVQSAIGDQLARALLAGQIRDGDTVRVDLADTKEALTVTSA
- a CDS encoding DUF4178 domain-containing protein, giving the protein MSGTLAYLVTAVGCLVGVAGAVVIVVALSRSRRRPPVPTSPTAADPFRDHDADALRGDPRRLRPGDLVEIRQVTYAVRGSLHLTEGGWSWDEHLLDTADGTKRWLSVEEDPDLELVLWTAEPDATVTPGPQTVDFDGRRYRSDESGQARWTATGTTGLAPTGSVRYHDYTASGDARLSFEKYGDAGWEVARGELLRRPEVMVYPQAGPEKVG
- a CDS encoding DUF2617 family protein translates to MLVSLDAPYVDTSAADLSLALGDPELPALYVLDLDLPGGRPIRLRLLGASHQVLLGGTATAGTPDPVVLAETVACLPGRRPDLPSTVHEPADGYSFSATVLRPEPGGLSSRVAALRSELADDPYALVGVFPGDPDAVTALAVVPGPGSDSVRWRTWHAYPQTNELVLTETVVTL
- a CDS encoding DUF4247 domain-containing protein — translated: MTYRRWFVVGAVFAVVGVLVAAFAIFYGNFSPRGYVEDRYSRAASQDIGRDALAYSSTKRPSEVADEVTDAWKPADQYVDSSGVYLRYDDDSVVILPVAAGSLILLERVSTAYPRYHSTVGNSWGWGRGSTVRGGGPGSGK
- a CDS encoding DUF350 domain-containing protein; amino-acid sequence: MQTLVNDLLVTLAYGAVGVVLMAVGYVLVDVATPGRLNELIWTQRNRNAALLLASNLASVGITVVAAIVASEDDFVLGIVGAASYGILGLVIMAAAFVVLDVATPGKLGQLLVDPEPHPAVWVSAVVHLATGAIIAAAIS